ACCCGATCCAGGGCGATGCCCGTATAGCTCTCAGCCACCTGGGCGACGGCTTCAGGGGGACCTTGCGCGATGACGCGGCCGCCGCCGGCCCCCCCCTCGGGCCCGAGGTCGATGAGCCAGTCCGCCGTCTTGACGACATCCAGATTGTGCTCGACGACGACGACGGTGTTGCCCCGCTTCGTGAAACCATGAAGCACGTCGAGGAGCTTGCGGACGTCCTCGAAATGGAGCCCGGTCGTCGGCTCGTCAAGGATGTAAAGCGTCTTTCCCGTCCCTTTTCGAACGAGTTCGCGGGCGAGCTTGATACGCTGAGCTTCTCCGCCCGAAAGGGTCGGAGAAGGTTGTCCGAGCTTCAAGTAGTCGAGGCCGACGTCGTGCAGGGTCTGCAGCATCGCGGAGATCTTGGGGACGTTCGAAAAATGCTCTAACGCCTCCTGGACGTCCATATTCAAGACATCGCTTATGCTTTTGCCCTTGAACCGGACGTGTAAGGTCTCGCGGGTGAATCTGCGGCCCTCGCAGACGGGACAGACGACCCAGACGTCGGCGAGAAAATCCATTTCGAGTTTGTTGGAGCCGTTGCCCTCGCAAGCCTCGCATCGCCCGCCGGAGACGTTGAAGCTGAACCTGCCGGGTTGATAACCCCTGGCCCGGGAGTCGGGCAACTTCGTATATAGGTCGCGAATGAGATCCCATAATTTGATGTAAGTCGCCGCATTCGACCGCGGAGTACGACCGATCGGTGACTGATCGATGTCGATGATCTTGTCGAGTTGGTCCAGGCCGTCGATGCGGTCGTGATCGCCGGGAGCCGTCTGGCCGCCGTTGAGGTCGCGAACCAAGGCCTGGCGCAAAATGTCGGATACGAGCGAACTCTTCCCCGAGCCCGACACGCCCGTGACGCAGATGAAAAGCCCCAGGGGAAATGCGACGTCGATCCCCTGCAGGTTGTTCTGCCTGGCTCCTCGTACGACCAGTTCTCGGCCGTCTGGTTTTTTTCGCTCCTTGGGGATTTCGATCTTCGTACGGCCCGCCAGGTACGCACCCGTCAAACTATCCTTGGACTTCTTCAAGGCCTCGAGGTCGCCTTGAGCGACGACCTCGCCCCCCTTGACTCCCGGACCGGGGCCGAAATCCACGAGCCAGTCCGCCGCGCGCATCGTGTCTTCATCATGTTCGACGACGATGACCGTGTTGCCGACGTCGCGGAGTTGCTGGAGGGCCGAGATGAGACGGTCGTTGTCCCGGGCGTGCAGCCCGATGGATGGCTCGTCGAGAATATACAGTACGCCCACGAGCCCCGCGCCGACCTGGCTCGCCAAACGGATCCGTTGGGCCTCGCCGCCCGAGAGTGTCGGGGCTGAGCGGTCGAGCGCCAAATAATGCAGGCCCACGTCGATCAAGAAACCAAGGCGGCCTCGAATCTCTTTCAGCAATTCCTCGGCGATCGTGCGCGAAACGGGATCCAACGGCGTCGGTGCAGGGTCCTCGCCATTCGAAGATTCGGGCGAGGCTTCGACGAGCGCGTCGAAGAACTTCTTGACGCGGCCGATGGGCCTCGCGGAGAGGTCGACCAGCGTCTCTCCTCCCACGCGAACCGCTCGCGCACGGGCGTTAAGTCGGGTGCCGTTGCAATCGGGGCAGTTCATGGTCCGCATAAACGGTTCGAGCATGGCGCGGGTAGGGGCGCCGCCGGAGTTCCTGTAACGATCCAGCAGGTCGACGGCGACGCCCTGCCACTTCTCGGGGTGCGTCCATACCTTGCCCTTGGTCTTCCAATGGCACACGATCGTCCGGTCGCCAGCTCCGTAAAGCCAGACTTGACGAGATTTTTCGTCGAGACCGGCCCAAGGACCTCGAAGCATCTTCCCGACGCCCGGACCATCGGGGTCGGACTCGAAATTCCTGGCTACGGCCTCGAAGATATGCTTGCGCCATTTGCCGATCCCCTTGACCGGGCCGAGCGGGGCGATCGCGCCTTCCCAGACGGAGAGCGATGGGTCGGGGATGAGGAGGTCTGGGTCGAAGTCGTGCCGGACGCCTAACCCGTCGCAGGCTCGGCACATCCCTTGGGGGCTGTTGAAGCTGAAGAGTTGAGGGCTGGGCGGATCGAAGCCGACCCCACAGTGGGTGCAGGCGAAGTGGGCCGAAAGGACCAGGTCGGGCTCCCCTTCGATGGCGACCACAAGGGTGCCGTCACCGAGGCGGAGGGCCTGCTCGACGGCCTCGGCCAACCGCCCTCTGGCGTTCTCCGCCGTCGTTGCCTTGAGACGGTCCACGACGACTTCAATGTCATGCTTGATCTGGCGGTCGAGCCGCAGGTCGTCGGAGAGATTGTGGACCTGCCCATCGACTCGAGCACGGACATACCCAGCTTTGGCGAGGTCGATGAACAGGTCCTTGTACTCACCCTTCTGTCCGCGGGCGACAGGGGCGAGAACGCTGAACGGGGTGCCGGTGGGGAGGTCGAGGATCCGGGTGACGATTTGCTCACGAGTCTGTGCGGCGACAGGCCGATCACAAAGCGGGCAATGTCCCTGGCCCACGCGCGCGAAAAGCACCCGGAGGTAATCATTGATCTCGGTGATGGTGCCGACCGTCGACCTCGGGTTTCGACCGCCCGTCTTCTGCTGAATCGAGATCGACGGCGAGAGCCCGTCGATCCGATCGACGTCGGGCTTGGGCATCTGCCCCAAGAACTGTCGGGCGTAGCTAGATAGGCTCTCGACGTAACGTCTTTGCCCTTCAGCATAAAGGGTGTCAAATGCCAGCGAGCTCTTGCCCGAACCCGATACTCCGGTAAGGCAGATCAGCCGCCCTCGAGGCAGCGTCAGCGACACATCCCGGAGGTTATGCTCCCGGGCACCCCGGATCACCACGTCCGATGCCGCCATCCTTGGAAAACCTCCCTGCTGCCTGCCGGAATTCTCCACCCCACTAAGGAGGATTAGTATACACGCGTCCGTGTTGGGCTGTCCAGCGGGCGGTCGACTCTGCTGCCCTGCGCGTTGCGGTGACCTCCGAGGCTCACCTCCTCCGCGACGACACGGGGCCAGCCCTGTTCGCGGATTTCGAGCCGGATCTAAACGGCGTTAACCTCGGCGTCCCTTCTCGAAGTCGCTGGCCTGCGAGCGGACGTGGGCTTTGTGAGCACATTTCCCTGATCGAGAGAAGGAACGGAACCGCTCCAGTAGGCTAGCGGCGCGGTTGACCGGCGGATACGTTTTCGTGGTCCACCGATGGCGCGGCGTCCTGTACTACATTATGAGGGCCTTCGATCGTGACACGTGCATGCATCGTCTCGCTCGTCGCAATCGTGGCGTGGGCAGGTTCCGCCTTCGCAAGGGACCATGGGCCGAACGTAGTTTTGATCATAGCGGACGACCACGCCTGGACGGACTACTCGTTCATGGGGCACCCACAGGTCCAGACGCCACGTATCGACAGGCTGGCCGCCGAGGGGGCGACCTTCCGCGGGGGATACGTGCCGTCGAGCCTTTGCTCACCTAGCCTGGCCACGATTTTGACGGGCCTCTATGCTCATCAGCACATGTTGACCAGCAACGATCCGCCCGGGACGTCCGGTGGGCACGCCGAGACATCGAGCGGCCGGGCGCTGCGCGACGGTCGGCGGCGGATGGTCGGATTCCTGGAGGCCGCGCCGACGCTCCCGCGGCTGCTCGCGGTGCGCGGATACGCATCGTTCCAGGCGGGTAAGTGGTGGGGCGGGAATTTCCGCACGGGCGGCTTCACGGAAGGCATGACCCACGGCGACGCCGCGCGCGGAGGCCGTCACGGCGACGACGGCTTAGAGATTGGTCGCCGGACGATGCAGCCCGTGCTCGATTTCATCGACCGCTCGGTCGAGGGCGGCCGGCCGTTCTTCCTCTGGTACGCTCCCATGATGCCTCACCAGCCCCACGACCCGCCCGAGCGGCTGCTCGCGAAGTATCGGGATAGGACGCCGAGCCAGCATGTCGCGAAGTACTGGGCGATGATCGATTGGTTCGACGAGACTTGCGGTACCTTGCTCGACCATCTTGACGCCCGAGAAATCACGGACGACACGCTCGTGGTCTACCTCGCCGACAACGGCTGGGTCCAGGATCCGGAGGCCCCGCGATACGCGGCCCGATCGAAGCAGTCGCCATACGACGGAGGTCTGAGGACGCCCATCATCGTTCGGTGGCCCGGCAAGGTTCGGCCCAGGACGATCGATCGTCCGGTCAGTTCGATCGACGTGGCTCCAACGATCCTCGCCGCGGTCGGCATGGAACCGACTTCCGCGATGCGTGGCGTCGATTTGCTCGACTCAGCCGCCGTCACGAGTCGACCGGCCGTGTTCGGCGAGGTCTTCACGCACGACGCCGTCGACCTCGAACGCCCTGCGTCGAGCCTCCGCTTCCGCTGGGCCGTGTCCGGCGGGTGGAAGCTCATCCTGCCCGATCCTCGAAACTCCCCCGGCCTCGCCGCCGAGTTGTACGAATTGGCCGCCGATCCCTTCGAGACCCGGGACCTCGCCCGCCGCGAACCCGCGAAGGTCGATGAACTTCGGCGTCTCATCGAAGCTTGGTGGGATCCGAAGGCTTAACCCTTTACCCGTCGAACCGCGAGGGCGGACGTGTTTTCGAGGGCTCCCTCCGGAGGAGCTTTCTATCAGGTGCCTTTCCGCGGACGTAGTCGAAGCCCAAGGACGGTTGCCGCGGCGAAGATGAGCCAGGCCGATGGTTCCGGCACGGGAGCGGGCTGGACGGAGTCGGATATGGACTGGGAGAGGGGAAGGGTACGCATTTCCTGCGAGAGGACCTGCGCGGCCACCTTGGCGGGGGGGATGATGACCGCCTGGGGGGCGGCGGGGCTGAAGGTCTTCTTGATCGTTCCGGCGATCTGATCGTTCAACTTCTTGACGGCGTCGGCGCTCGACTCGTACCAACCTGCGAGCGTATCGCCGATCGACTTGCCTCCGGACGGGGCCGCGACGCCGGCTCGCCAGAACTGGGTCGATCCGGTTCCGTCGGCCAGGCCCGCGGAGGAGGCCGACTCGACGAGGAACGTCTGTCGTGGGCCGAGGACGGCCACCTGGTCGGCGGAGGCGAGCCGGGCATCCAACGTACGGAGGGCCAAGGCGTCCAGCCTGAGCGGACCCACCGCATCACGGCCGGTCCCCGCGGCGACGGTCGGCACCCCTTCGGGCAATTGCGATCGGCCGGCTAGACGGAACGCGACGTAGGTCGGCGTCGTGCCCGCGAGGAGTTCGCGACCGGCGCGGGGGATCGCGATCCGGCGGCCGTCCTGATCGAGGACGACCGCCGGTCCAGATTCGGCCGAGACCGTAAAGGGCCGGAGCGGAGCGGCCGTGGCGGATCGGTCCGAGAACCAGCCCAGTCCGATACCCAGCCCCAAGAGGCCCGTCGTCGCCGGGTTGGTAAGCCAGGCCGTGCGGCGGCCGCTGCATACGTTGGTCACGTAATCCGTCCTTCCTCCGCCCCCACGAAACGAGGGAGCAGGTCCATGGCGAGTCGGCGATGAGTCGAGGCGTCGCGCGGCGGGTCGAAGGGAGTGGAGACTTGGAGTGCCGACGTGTGCGATGCGTTCGCCGGACTTTTATCACGTTTTCCTCAAGTCGGGCAACCCGAAATCCGACGTCCGGCGCGAGCGGCCAGGATGAGTCACTTGAAGGCGGGAGAGCGGTCGCGAAGAATGGGCAGTTGGATGGGATGCAAGAGGCGAGACATGATTAAGGTTCATGAAGTGACGGAGGCTCCAGGCGATGGCGAAGACGGGTGGCGGACCTCGGAGGATTTTGGATGTAGGCCAGTGCGATTACGACCATCGGCGGATCGCCGGCTTCCTGGCGAAGCGATTTGACGCCCAGGTCGATCGCGCCCACGGCCTGGACGATGCACGCGGATTGCTTGAAAACGAGCGCTACGACCTTGTACTGGTCAATCGCCTGATGGATCGCGACCAGTCGCCGGGCGTGGACGTGATCAAGTCCTTGAAAAAGGACGCCGCCCCGGAACTTTCGGGCGTTCCCGTCATGCTCGTGAGCAATTTTCCCGACGCCCAGCATGCCGCCGTCGTCGCTGGCGCGGAGCCTGGCTTCGGAAAAGCTGACCTTGAGAAGGAGGGGACGATCGAACGCCTCTCCGCCCTGCTGGACTGACGAATTGCAAGAGCGTCCGCCGACACGAGGCTTGCCGCCGCGAGTCGCGGTCCCGACGAATCTTGTGGCGAGTGTGCTCGACCCGATCCCGAGACTCGACACGCTCTCCAGGAGGGATGACAGGTGGGGCCGGTCAGGTCAAGCGTCGATCGTGACCCTTTGGACCTTACGCAAAAGATGTGTCGTGGGATTTCGGGAGTGTTGAGGCGGTGCCGGGATGGCGACGCGGTAGAGGAAGGTCACATGTGCCGCGGTCCCGGCCAGGACGAACAGGTGGAAGACCTCATGAGGGCCGAATCCCGGTGTCAGGGTGGGGACATGAAGAAGGTTCAGGGCTGCGCCGACGCTGTAGAAGGCACCTCCGATGGGAAGAAGGCGGAGCGTGCGTCGGCTGTAATCGCGGCGGATGTCCATGTAGCACACGACCATCCCCCAGCCCAGGGATAGGTAGATGATCGTCGCCATCCACGTCGGGAACGATCGGCCTATCAGGACGGCGGCCGAGCAGGCGGCGGAGATGCCCCAAACCACCGCCGTTCCGATGCGCCGAGGACTCGGCCGCATGAGTGCCCAGGCTGCGGGCGTGAACGTGCCGGCGATGAGCAGGAAGATCCCGACGAGGTCCAGGCGACGCAGCAAATCCACCGTCGTCGTGTCCGCGTTCATGCCGTGATACAACGCGCTGGCCCCGTAGCAGGCCGCCATCCCGAACCCGAAAACGGCGATGGCGGCGACCTTCCCCTTTTTGAAGGCGATGGCCGAGGGGTCCGCCGCAACCTGTCGCAACGTCGCACGGAGGAGGATCCAGGTCGTCGGGAAGGCGGCGACCAGTCCTACTACGTGCGTCCACGTGCTGACAGGTTCCCGCAGGGCGAAGGGCGGCATGGGCACCTCTTCATGAAATGGATAGGCGCTTCCGCGTGGGATCGCGTCCCTCCGCTTTTCGGCCTGCGGGCGGGCCCGACTTGACTCGATTCGATCACTCGGCGCGCTTGAGGTCGGACGTGGAGGGACCGTCGACGACGTGGCCGATGCGGTCGAACCGCGAGCCGTGGCAGGGGCAGTCCCACGTCTTGTCGTCGTCGTTCCAGGCGACGATGCATCCCAGGTGGGGACAGACGGCCGACATCTCGTGCATCCCGCCTTGCTCATCGCGGTAGGCGGCGATTTTCGAGAGCCCGCGGCGAAGGACGGCACCGCCACCGGCAGGGATGGCGCCCGCATCGGGGGCGTCGCCGGGGGTCAGCCAGTCCGTATACTGGCGGGCGACGTTGACATTCTCCTTGAGGAAGTCCTTGATCGCACCCATGGGCTTCCGCGAAGGGTCGTACAGCTTCGCCCATGGGTTCTCGCGGCCCAGGATCAGGTCGGTGATCAAGAGGCCGGCGATCGTGCCGTGGGTCATCCCCATGCCCGAGTCCCCGGTGGCGATGTAGACGTTTCCATCGTCCAACGGGTTCTTGCCCAGGAAGGCCAGACCGTCGATCGTCTCCTGGACCTGTCCCATCCACCGAAATTCGATCTCTTGCATCATCGGGAATCTCTCCCGAGCCCAACTCTCGAGCTTTGCGTAGCGCGTCTCATGATCCTCGGCCTGGCCCGTCTTGTGGTCCTCGCCGCCGACGATCAGCAGGTCGTGATCGGCGTGTTCCGGATCCTCCGAAAGGTCCTGGATGCGAACGTAATGGTAAGGATCCATCGTGTCCCAGTAAAGCGCCTTGGGGATGATCCCACGCGGGACTAGGCCGGCGACGACGTAGGATAAATAAGGGGCCTGTTTCGTGTGGATCGCGTACATGTCATTGATCGGAGAGTTCGTCGCGACCACGACCGCGGCGGCGGTGACGATATGCCCTTCGGCGGTCTCGATTTTGGCAGGGGTGCCCCCCTCGATAGACTTGACGTGCGTGCCGTTGAAGATGAGTCCGCCCCGCTTCTCGATACCTCTCGCGAGGCCGTCGAGATATTTCAGCGGATGGAACTGACCCTGATCGGGAAAACGCAGGCAGGGCCCGGTATCGAACGGGGCCTGGGGCACGCCGGGGAGTCGCTCCACGCGCGAGAGGCCCGCGCGACGTGCAGCCTCCTCTTCCCGAGCGAGCAAGTCTCCGGGGTCGTTCGGCCCGAGGAGCAGGTAGCCGTCGAGGCGGGCGAACTCGCACTCGATCCCTTCGTCGCGGATGATTTCGGCGATCTTCTCGATGGCGGCCGAATGACTTTCCGCGGCCAGTCGCGAGCCCTCGACGCCGTGGATACGCTCGATCTCGGTGTAACGGTCGTCGATCGCGTTGGAAAGGTGCGCCGTGGTGCGTCGGGTCTCACCGCCTCCGATCGGGCCGTCGTCCAGGACCACGACCTTCTTACCCTCGAGCGCCAGCAAATACGCCGTCGACATCCCGGCTAGGCCCGCTCCTACGATGCAGACGTCCGCTTCCAGGTCTTCCGCGAGCGACCTCCGCTCGCCGATCGTCTCGTCCGCCGTCCAACTCGACTGGTTCCGACCCGCCTCGTCCCGCTTCATGACCTACCCTCCCCGCCCCGACCCGCACGAGTGTTGATCGTCACAACGCGGGGACGACGACTGGCGCGTCGTGGTCCGCCGTCGACTCCGCGGTTTCCCTCTCCTTGCATGCATCTCGCGGGCCGAATCGCAAAAGGGTGGTCGATCGCGAACGTGGGACGACCAGGTGGGCCGGCCGGGAAATCGCCGAGCCACTTCTCCAAGGGAGGATGTCGAACTGAGGATCGAACTCGCCGAGGTCTTGAAGCCAGGTGGCGCCTCGTCGCGCGGTTACGAGCTGAGGGGGCCGGTCAGACGGCCCTACCCGGCTTCGGCGACAGGGAGACCAAACTGATCCCTCGGCGCGCGTCGCGAGCCGGGGGGAGATCCCCCCGGCTCGCGACGATTCGACATCGGATTCTCCGATCCAGGAATCAGTAGCTGTCGGACGAAACGACCTCGCCGCCGTTGCCCGAGCCGAGCGCCATCCAGGACTGCTGGTTGACGGAGTCCTTGACGAATCGGACGGAGCCGTCAGCCATCAGCGTGTTGATGCCGCCGGAGTGGTTGCTGCTGTTGACGAAAAGGTGTCCGAAGTCGGAGCCGCAGTTGGAGCAAGACGAATCCCATCGGCAGTAGGAGAACGTGAACTGCCCGGAATTCGGCGTCAAGACAGTGTTCGTCAGGCTGAACCCGGGGGCGCCGAGGGCCCAGATCTCGCCGCGGTTCGGGTACGAGCCCGAGGGATTTCCTACGTAGGCCGTCTGGCAGCCCTGCGCCGCCTGCATCACCTGCGCGAGGTTCGCCCGGACGTCGTAGAGGTTCGTGCTGTTGCTCACGCCTCCCGCGAAGCCGCCGCGGAACTTGCTCGTGCGCCGATTGGGGTCGCCGACCAGCGACTCGACATGCGAGATGGTGTTGGAACTGCCGTCGGTGAGGTCGGCCAAGGTCGTGCCGGAGCCTTGGGTGTTGAACACGCCGGGACCGGTGGAACCCCAGGGCTCGGTCGTCGGGCCCATCGAGCCGTGGTAGCTGTTGATGTTGGGCTTGGCGGCGGCGCCGTCGGAGGGGCAGAGCAGGACGTTCAGCTTGGTCTGGGCGGCCGTGCTGTTGACGTCCGGCCCCCCGTTCATCGTCCAGACGGTCCAGTTGAAGTTGCAGGCGTTGTAGACGGCCGTCTGTTCCATGTAAGGCATGAGCATCGCCAGGTGACCGAATGTCCCCCAGTTGTAAGGGGCCTGGCCCACGACGCCGACCGCCTTGGAATTGCCGAGGGGGAACGAGCCGATCGCCGAGTGGTAGTTATGCATACCCAGGCCGATCTGCTTCAGGTTGTTGACGCACTGCGACCGCCGCGCGGCCTCGCGGGCCGATTGGACGGCCGGGAGGAGGAGCGCGATCAGGACCGCGATGATGGCGATCACGACCAGCAAT
The DNA window shown above is from Paludisphaera mucosa and carries:
- a CDS encoding sulfatase family protein, translating into MTRACIVSLVAIVAWAGSAFARDHGPNVVLIIADDHAWTDYSFMGHPQVQTPRIDRLAAEGATFRGGYVPSSLCSPSLATILTGLYAHQHMLTSNDPPGTSGGHAETSSGRALRDGRRRMVGFLEAAPTLPRLLAVRGYASFQAGKWWGGNFRTGGFTEGMTHGDAARGGRHGDDGLEIGRRTMQPVLDFIDRSVEGGRPFFLWYAPMMPHQPHDPPERLLAKYRDRTPSQHVAKYWAMIDWFDETCGTLLDHLDAREITDDTLVVYLADNGWVQDPEAPRYAARSKQSPYDGGLRTPIIVRWPGKVRPRTIDRPVSSIDVAPTILAAVGMEPTSAMRGVDLLDSAAVTSRPAVFGEVFTHDAVDLERPASSLRFRWAVSGGWKLILPDPRNSPGLAAELYELAADPFETRDLARREPAKVDELRRLIEAWWDPKA
- the trhA gene encoding PAQR family membrane homeostasis protein TrhA, translated to MPPFALREPVSTWTHVVGLVAAFPTTWILLRATLRQVAADPSAIAFKKGKVAAIAVFGFGMAACYGASALYHGMNADTTTVDLLRRLDLVGIFLLIAGTFTPAAWALMRPSPRRIGTAVVWGISAACSAAVLIGRSFPTWMATIIYLSLGWGMVVCYMDIRRDYSRRTLRLLPIGGAFYSVGAALNLLHVPTLTPGFGPHEVFHLFVLAGTAAHVTFLYRVAIPAPPQHSRNPTTHLLRKVQRVTIDA
- a CDS encoding DUF1559 domain-containing protein, with translation MHPSSKRGFTLIELLVVIAIIAVLIALLLPAVQSAREAARRSQCVNNLKQIGLGMHNYHSAIGSFPLGNSKAVGVVGQAPYNWGTFGHLAMLMPYMEQTAVYNACNFNWTVWTMNGGPDVNSTAAQTKLNVLLCPSDGAAAKPNINSYHGSMGPTTEPWGSTGPGVFNTQGSGTTLADLTDGSSNTISHVESLVGDPNRRTSKFRGGFAGGVSNSTNLYDVRANLAQVMQAAQGCQTAYVGNPSGSYPNRGEIWALGAPGFSLTNTVLTPNSGQFTFSYCRWDSSCSNCGSDFGHLFVNSSNHSGGINTLMADGSVRFVKDSVNQQSWMALGSGNGGEVVSSDSY
- a CDS encoding FAD-dependent oxidoreductase translates to MKRDEAGRNQSSWTADETIGERRSLAEDLEADVCIVGAGLAGMSTAYLLALEGKKVVVLDDGPIGGGETRRTTAHLSNAIDDRYTEIERIHGVEGSRLAAESHSAAIEKIAEIIRDEGIECEFARLDGYLLLGPNDPGDLLAREEEAARRAGLSRVERLPGVPQAPFDTGPCLRFPDQGQFHPLKYLDGLARGIEKRGGLIFNGTHVKSIEGGTPAKIETAEGHIVTAAAVVVATNSPINDMYAIHTKQAPYLSYVVAGLVPRGIIPKALYWDTMDPYHYVRIQDLSEDPEHADHDLLIVGGEDHKTGQAEDHETRYAKLESWARERFPMMQEIEFRWMGQVQETIDGLAFLGKNPLDDGNVYIATGDSGMGMTHGTIAGLLITDLILGRENPWAKLYDPSRKPMGAIKDFLKENVNVARQYTDWLTPGDAPDAGAIPAGGGAVLRRGLSKIAAYRDEQGGMHEMSAVCPHLGCIVAWNDDDKTWDCPCHGSRFDRIGHVVDGPSTSDLKRAE